The DNA region GTCTTGTGAGCTGAAACAAACACTAAATGGTCAGTTTGAGTTGTTTGGCTCCGTGCCGTTTAATGTATGCGACCTCTATGGGTGGTTTAAGCGGTTTAGGCAGTGGGTGCAAAGAGGAGCTTTTTTAATGACAAAGCTAATGTGATTatctgagtgagtgtgagaaCGGGGTATTGAGGGTTTAGAGAAGGAAAATCTGTTGGCAAAGATGAATGTTTAAGCCTAATCCTATCTGAAAAGTAAGGAGAAGATGCTTTGGAGCAATTgcagtgctgttttttttttagggtCTAAATCTTTGGTTGGACATGTCTGTGGCCCTCCTCATCCATCGACCACCAACTCCTCCCCAGTCCGCAGACAAAAGCCTTAGTAACAGACTCCACAGCAGCACCGCtcccctccagcctccagcctccgaACAAGAAAGCTCAGTTTCTGTGGCTCACAAAGCGCGGCGAGCAGCGGCCGCGGCCAACTCTGCCGCTGCAACCATaacaacacgcagcagaaaacaaatcGAACCCGAGCTGAAACGCAAATATTTATCACCCGCACTGTTAATTCTGAGAATGCAACCGGGGTCGAACAAAACGGAGGCGGCCAGAGAAAACCCTTTAAATTTTAAATCACGGAGATCAATGGCTGCGAGTTAAtggaatgcccccccccccccctccctctcgtGCCAAGATTACAGCAATAAATTCAAGTTCATTCCAGGGAATTTCATATGCAAATTAGGCGCCACCACTTCTTATGTGAAGAAAAACTTTAAGGGCCGCAACGAAGCAATCTGGAGCCTTGTAAACAACTTGGATGTGAGGGAATTAGATAATCAAATGTTCCTCTTCAGCGTGGGCTAAACTGTAATTTAATCACATACTTGTAGCTGATGTTTTGTGTGCCGCCTGCtaccctgttgttgttttaggtgGTGTGCAAGTTTCTTGCTTTTGACTCCGCCGTGTCCGACCACCAGCTGCTCCGGGGCGTCTCCCGAGCAGCCAAGGTTTACTACAACTACACCGGAAGCGCTTCCTGCCTCAACACCTCCCAGACGGCCACCGGCAGCCTGGGCTTCCTGGGCTGGTTCTACCAGGTGTGGCCCCCAGCCGTTGCTGCTTCACCGTCGCCGGATGGCTTTTCATGTGTCCGCGCCTTCGTCCGCAGGCCTGTACGGAGATGGTGATGCCCATGTGCACGGACGGCGTGCAGGACATGTTCGAGCCCGAGCAGTGGAACTTCCAGGCCTTCTCCGACGAGTGTCACGCCATGTTCGGCGTGCGGCCGCGAGCCGACTGGGCCGGCGCCGTCTACGGGGGGAAGGATATCGCCTCCCACAGCAACATCATATTCAGGTAGACGTCACCCGGCGCAGGCTGTGGGGCGGCGGGCGTCCTCTGGGGCCGCCCTGTGCGTTGAGAGCAGTTAAAGTGCAGCTTAGCGGCGTTTATGGGCAGGAAACGAAGGCGAGCCATGTGGCAGAGCAGACAGGACGCAGAGCTTAAATGGGGAAGCGCCGGCTCTGATGTAGCTTTATCACCAGCACCAAGGTCGGCCGTATTAGGTTGAATGCCAATTAGCGGCTTTTGTGAAGCACTGAAATGTCCTGGCTATCAGCGGTTTGATGTCGAGCGTTCAAAGCCGCGTTTCATGCATCTGCGAAAGCGGGCGTAAAAAGTGTTAAGTCCTAATACGTGCCCGTCATCAAACGCAGCGCTGCTGCAGTTAAGTCACTTAGAAGTCAAagtgttttgttatttcattcaGCACCTCCTTCCTCGTAAAGCTCACGGCCCAGAGGATAAAAGCTTTAACAAGATGAAGAATGTAGCTaccttgtttttttaatagcGCCGCAGCATTTACGCAACAAGGACACGAGGCTTCACCTCTAAACGCTGTTCGTTCTCGCTGCTCGTCTCCGTGTTTCAGTAACGGCGGCCTCGATCCGTGGTCGTCCGGCGGAGTGACTCGCAACCTCACAGGGACTCTGGTCTCCATCCTGATTCCCGACGGGGCCCATCACCTGGACCTCCGCTACAGCAACGCCCGGGACCCTGCTTCGGTCCGAGCAGCCCGGCAGTTAGAGGTGAAGCACTTCCAGCAGTGGATCAAGACGGCGTCGACGCCCGGTCTCTAAGAGCAGCTGGAACTTCCAGCCTTCAGCTCTAACTCCATTACACAGGGTGCTTTCGTTGCCGCGGTGCCAAAGTTTGTCCTCGATGGACAACTTGTGATTTTAACTGTGTGAATTCACATTTGCGAACGGAGACGTGCTCAGTTCTGCAGGCGACACTCCATTTATTTTATGCCAAACTATAAATTTCCAAAGATCTGAGGAGAGAGAAGTGCAGCGATGTCCTATGAGCAGTAATGAAGTGTGTTTCCCACTGATTGCAGCGCCGTCCTTTAAACGTCTGTTTACTCGTCAAATCGCTGTCTTCAAACGACCGACCCGTCCTCgctttgtttcctgtgtctgtCGGAACCGGCCGCCGCGTCTTCAGTCACTCTTTAAAAGCCACGCTTGTTCTTTCAGAATCCATGTGTGCTGTAATGTGCGTTTTTAACACTGAAATGCGTCTCAGGAGAAATGTTTGGCACCAAATTGAACAAGATTTGTTTTGCGTGTTCTATTAAActtgatttgtttttcacagacGAAGCGCCGCGTGCTGTTTTCTTAATTCCCAAGAAACGTGTTCCAgtaaaaccaacaacaaagcTGCGGTTTTTACTGCCTTTTAATCACATCTTGCTATTTTGTTGCCGTGTTGAGTTGACTCTTCGTGTTTCGGAGCGAGTCGGGATTCTGAGTCACTTCCACCCGGCGTGAGCAATTGCCTGAGCTGGAGATTTAATAAAAGCCCAATCGGAGGAGGCCAATAAAGTGTGTGGTGGGAGGTTATTGCAGCTACGCCTGCTGACCTCACCCCTGCAGACCGACCTGTGGGATTCCCCTCGGCACACATTCATTCACCGGCTGCCATTAAAGcggaggaccccccccccccccccccccccccccccccccccgctagTAATATTATTAATACAACTCCTGGGGTGCTGGAGGGGTAGAGAGTTGATGGAAGGTTAAAAGGGGATTCAGGAAccggcaggaggagaggagccctTTGTAGTTAGACATGAAGTCACAGACATGTCCTTTTTTATTCCAAATGTCAAGATAAAAGACCAAAATGTCATCAAAATGCTGAGACGACAACACTCGAGCAGCGAAACCCCCGTTTGCATTGTGGCTTCCTTTGAACTTCTCGGACCAACTTTTCGGTCCTAACGTGACGTGACGGTGTGAACACGTCCTGCTCTGGTATGTGGCTTGATTTTCCAGCAGGAGACACAAAGCCCGACGTCTCGGCATTTTGTCATAGGCCTGACTGGGTCTCAGACGCCCCCGtggaaagaagcacaactaaaCATGGGGGAGGACAGGTTCTCCGCCACTAACTGCCCTCCTTAAACTGTTCTCAGGACGTTGAAAGGTCATTAATTTTGTCGGGCTTTTCTTCGTCTCTGACACCAGGCCATCAATCAAAGGCGTTATTACTATTCGCTGAAGCCTAAACTCTGCGTATGTCCCTGCTCAGACAGGGACCACACACTCGTAGGAAGAGattaagcctgtgtgtgtcacttCATGTCGCACTGTGCTCCCTGCACCCACGAGGTCGGCGCTGAACGGCTACATTCCCAGACCCTCAGGGGTTTAACATTAATATCAGCAATATGAAGCTGGGTCCAAGACCACGAACCAGGAAGGGTTTCCACCAAACTGCATTCACTTCTGAAGTTCTGAGAGGCCTTAGTTGTGCTCTCTAGATATATTTTACAAACCAGTCTGTCGCAGCCCATCCCCACCCGCCTCCACAGCTCTTTATGCAACAATAGAGACTTGTTTCCGGGATCTGTGCGTCAGGCTCTGGGATGTGAATGACCCACCAGCACAAAAGCCAAAGCCTCTCGACGAGgagaagtgaggaggagaggggggggggggttcatggCTGCCCGGCGGTGGTGATGTCACGTTGCCAAAACTGTGCCGTTGGACGGCAGAATGAGTTTGGGCAGGCgttaaaagctctgcctctcCATTGGAGCCATGGGATGTTGTGATATTCATGCGGGTGGCCCCCGCCTTTCTCCCGGAGTCCTGAATTTGCAGATCTGTGCATGCTCATGTTTCCGTGcagcaggtttttatttttttctctgcaCCTTTTTCCAGCCACACTCTTGTGTTGGGCCACAGATAATTAGGTCAGTGCTATCAGTTTCAGTGCCCCCTTTTGCACAGAAATTAACATAAGAAAGACATTTTTAACAGCCTCGCTCTCACCCTGCGTTATTCATTCCAGCGGCTCTTACATGTTTAAATTGGTAAACTGAGCTGCGGCATAAATAAAACTCCCCAAAACTTTATACAACAACGATAAATGAATgttcaaaaaataaaagtctgagagataaacaaatgaaaagaagaCAAGAGTTGCAGCTCCTCTCTTTTCTACCTTATCACTGATTTCacttttttcactttcacattcAGAATTCCTCTCAAATTGGGGAACGTTTGGCAGCGTAACACACGCTCCATTGTGTCCTCCGCTGGCCCGGACACTTCCTGTAAATACGTTATTGTTTACCACAGAAGTTTCATACCCAGGATTTCTTAAGGTCAACATTTCTTCTGGCACACTGAGCCTGAACTGCACTTTAttcccctttaatttaacagctcCGGCAGCTTTTCTAGTTAAATCGACTGTTCATTATTGAGACCCATTTTACGAAGGGGCTGTGAGGTGCAGTTTAATGAATCTCTGGCACAAAGCTCCCTTTCACTGCCAGGCGAAGAATAGAGGCTATTTAGACCCTGTAGGGCTTTATGTCAAAGGCAGCCCATAATAGTTGTCAGGCCAGGGCAGAAATTCCCACTGGCCTGGGAATGCACTAGAAATCAACTTTTGCCATGAGCAGATTAAGACACAAGCAAACAGTTGGGAAGATTCTCCCAAACAGTAGCATCTGTTTGGGCACAAAGATTTTCCCACAGAAACGAGGCCTTTGTCGTTGAAGGGCTTCGTTTCTGGATTCCAACTTTGGCGTTTTTCAGCGACTAAACAAGTAATTAGATTAGAAGTTAACTTCTATTTGTCAAGGGTCAAGAAACGCATAAATAGGCATGGAAATAAGCAGGAATCCCGTGAATAATGGTGCCGATCACATGTTCGAGGGGTATTTTATTCCTGCAAATCTTCTGGTGTTAaattttattagtattttatCTGCTGGCAATAAAACTCCTGCAGGGACTTAAAGGCTTCGCTGTGTACTGTTACAGTACTTTCCTGCAGTTTCATGAAAGTCTTTTTGGTTCACAGCGCACACAAACAGTTCAGCTATAGGCGGAGAGCTCTGACAGAGGTTATTGTCTGCGACTCTGCAGGGAATTTCAGACAAATCCCTCTTAGATGCAGGTGGTCGGGCACAAGCAAAGAGTTAAGTCCTGCGCTCCCTTGGCCCCTCCCCTTTGATGTTCTGACATCACTAGTCCGGCCCCCTGAAAGATCTCCCAGCCTTCCTCTGAGCCGGTCACTTCTACTCTGGGATGTGTACTGGAACTTCAGGAACATCAGGACCAAGTGTTTGCCggtggggagaaaaacagagacgGAACGTTCGGTTCTGGGATTATGGTGCCACAGGTGTAGCCTCTGGGCTCAGCAGAGTAATGGCTGTTCAGACTGCAGTCATGAACCCTCAGTTCATGAATTTCTGCTTCCCCGGTTCTGTGATGGAGTACGACGTGGAGAAAAGTCTGGACGTGGGCCTCCTGGGCGAGGCCGAGAACGACGACGACTACAAAGAGACCACCAGGGACCTGTTGAGCTTCATAGACTCGGCCTCCAGCAACATCAAGCTGGCTCTGGACAAGCCGGTGAAGTCCAAGCGGAAAGTCAACCACCGGAAGTATCTGCAGAAGCAAATCAAGAGGTGCACGGGTATTATAGCACAGGGAAACGTGGAGGAGGCTCCCGTTAAAAGGCAGGGCGTCCCCCTGGTGCCGCCTGGCCCTTTGCAGAGCAAAACCCTGGCCAAACGCGACGGGGTCCAGGCCAACCTGCAGAGCAAGAGCCTGGCGGCCCTGTTCAGCCCCGTGAAGGATGTAAGAGGCGAAAAGGCCAAGAAGCCGCCCCTCAGGCACCGCAACCTGCCCCCCTCCTTCTTCACCGAGCCGGCCAACTGCCACAAAGTCAGCTCCACGTCCGGGATGACGCTCAAGGACCTGGAGCGGGGCAACCCCGACGCCGCCGACTTCTTCGAGCTCCTGGGGCCCGATTACAGCAACATGATCAGCGAGCAGGACCTGTATCAGAGCGCGCCCGCCGGGGCGCGGCTGCAGCCGGACATGGCGGGCCCGGACCCGGCCTCCTACGACTGCCACCCCTTGGTGAGCGGCCTCCTCTACTCGGAGCCCTGGACTGGCTCCTCTGGACCCGCTAAGAAGACGGGCCCGGCCCAGCCTGCGCTCTACTGCCACCCCGAGGCTGCCGCCGGGCCTCTGGACGACGCACTGTGCACTTTGGCCTTCCCCAACTTCTTCACAGACTGCTCCATACCTCAGGTCACTTATGATTTAAGTGGTGGTTACAACAGAGCTAATTATTCATCTCTATGAGAAATTCTGCTAAAAACAGATAAAATTGCCGCGGCAAATGTAACTCTAGTTTGAGAGATATTGATAGGATTAttttatgtgtaaatatgtCGTGGAGTTAAATGTAAACACGTTTGTGTCATTGCTGCTCGACAGAATTGTATCATTGGACTTTTAGCCGAGAAAATCCCTTCCACTTGTGTGAGTATCGGAATAAAGCTTATTCCTTAGTCGGTGGTTTAGTTCATTAAACGACCTTTAATGCTAGAAAGTCATATAATAGAGCTGTTTGTCACATCTGACGGGAGGATAAAAACTGCAGCAATCTCACAGCCACGCACTTTGTGGGTCCCATTAGCAGCGATTGCGGGGACAGAGAAGAGGACTCACTCTGCTGAAGCCACGATTACACCAGCGCCTGatgctgtttgttctgcagcgTTTTACAGCTCACACATCATTTCAGCCGTCGGTTCCACCGCTCGTGTCCGTTTTTTATTGTACAGCTGTCGCAAGAGGACAAAATAAAGCTGGTCTTTATTACTGtgggacagtgtgtgtttgtgtgtgtggttgtgtgtgtgtgtgtgattgaaaaATCTGAGAGAAGGTGAATCAGGTCTGAGGACGTGTTTGATTCCATTTCACGTCACCTCCAtaagtttgattttttttagttttattggATGTGATGATTTCAGAAATACATTTAGGGCCACGATGCCTCTGTGAAGCAAGctcagatatatatatatatatataccccccccaacacacacacacacacacacacacacacacacacacacacacacacacacacacacacacacacacacacacacacacacacacactttatcccAGTAAACAAACTCAAgcgagcttttttttttccagctgattAGAAGTAAGACATAAATGTGAGTATTTGCCTTTAAACGTTTGATGTTTTTATAACAAGCatcattttgtgtttgcttACTTGCAGTTTTAACAGAATCAAGACATCAgtcggggaaaaaaaaataaaaaaaaactaggaAAAAAACCTAAAGACTAACTAATAGAACTTGTCGCAGCTGATGGTGGTGCAGGAGACGCTCCGTGGACGCGTGGACGCTCCCACGCTCTCACCACGCGCTTTATTACCTCCCTCTGGTGGTCGCTGGAGGTGCGTCTGCTTGTTTGTGGGGTGGAGGCGAACACAATGGTGAAGTCTCAAAGTGAAAGTGAAGGTGAAAAGGTGACGGTGACACGGTTTCCACATCGGCCTCGAGGGGTTTCAAAGTAAGGGTCGTCTTGTGCGCTGCAGTCTCCAGGGTCTCGTCTCTTGAGGTCAGATGTGGACGTGTGGAGGTTTCTGAGCATCAGAGGTCAACGGTGACTTCTCACCAACGCACATAATGTACACACCCTATTTTGTGCTGATTACTTAAAGTAAATTGCGTTTTTCTGTGTAATGTGCATTGGTCCGTTTGACAAAATGGGGATAAATCAGTGGCATATTCAgattctttttctttattgGCATTTGGTGCGACTGCCCACGGACGGCAGATGGACCGAGCGTCTGTAGGTCATAAAACGAGGTGACCACTTTGTGAAGGGGCCATTTGCAGTCAGGGTACCTCCACTATGTGCTGGCTCACGGCTCGCGCCCCTCCTTAATTGGCAGAGCTCTGCACGCGCGCAGGCCTGAGAGCAGTTCAGCATCAAACACACTAGATGGCAGTGATGATCCACTGAGGATCCCCACCCTCCACGTCCACGGCGAGGCTTCGATCTGATGCTGGAGATCTCATCTCACATTGTTGACTCGTACAAACCAAGTGGTTCCTTAATATAAAAGATGAATATGTTGAATttgaacccagaacctgaagAGACATCATGGTTGTAAGCACTGGTTTTATCGTTGTGTGTCAGTGCCTGGtccacactgacccacagtgagtcacacagagcagagcagagcggcaTCCAGACAAACTgtagacacagaaacagactgtATGGATTTTCTGTCCCGCGTTGACACCGGCTGATTTATTCAGATTAGCCTCCGCTGATGGAGCCACAACTGTACCTGCTTTGATTCACGGCACGCTGGAGACGCAGCGTTTGTCAACGCCGTCACCCAGATGTGCGCTGGTGCGGTGACGTCAGCCGCACACGCGGCTGCTCCGGCCTGAGAGCACGCTGGCCCCGTCCCCGCCCTTTCGCAGCTAGCCCGCGCGACTCGTTAGCATCAGCGTTAGCATCTCAGCCGCTCGCAGCCTCGTGCAACGCTCCTCTCCAATTCTTTTTGCTTCCTTGTTCTAATAAAGATCAAATGAATCCCTGCAGAAGATAAACAACTGCGCATAGTTTGCTGGTTGTGATTGTTGTTAATTAGCTCCTGCTAATTGCATattcacatcacagcagcttaACGTTTGTCTTCACAGACATCTTCAGCCTGTGTGTCACAGTGGATGATATTTATCCGCTGCGTCGCCATGTGAGCCTTACATAATGCTGTCGACGCCCAGCGTTAAACGTGCTGCTTCATCATAAAGGGTGTTGTCAGCTGCCTCCCACCTTTAAAGGACCCCCCGCGGCTAATTCTTTAAGGATCGTAAACAAGGTCAGTGTGGACCGACAGGGCTTCACGGCACGTCCTGCGTTTCCTCCGTCTCATAACCATCAGCGAAGGACTTTTTACTACCAACTTCCTGCTCGATTTCATCCTCGTCCCCGAAAATGAATTTCCCTTTCCATATGCACTTTATGTGTCACAGCTTTCCGTTTATGTGTGCGTCGGTTTccagcagctctcctcctcgGGCTGTTGTGGCTACGCTTGCTTACATCTGTGTGTTTTCGTCAGTGCGATAACAATTGCAAGCTGCGCAGCTGACAAAAGTCTCGGCGAGATTAAAGACAatgctgcctctgctgtttgATCTCCAGCAGATGCTAGTCACGCTGACACGAACATCTCTCTCATGCAAATCAGCATAATAAATACTAGTCTAAGAGCGTCTCCTGCTCAGGTGGCGCAGTCTGCGATGTGCACTTGCACGGGCAAAGGGCAAGGAGCCACTTTCAGGGTCCAGACAAATAAAATGCACGCATCCTTGTCGTATTTGTGACCATGTTGCAGACAAGAAGATGAAAATGGAAAGATGCGACACTTTTAACCTGTTGAATCTTCCACCTCCATCCTTTTTCACGCTGCTTATCCGGTCACGCTCGGAGGAGCTGAGTTCCTGAGGACATGTGAGCGTCCTCGGGTCCTCTCAGCGCTTCATGCTCCGAGCCCCAGCTCCACGCTCTGTTCCCCTGACGACAGATAAACACGTGTTGCCTTGCTATTATCCCTCAAGCGTCCCCTCGTGATCCGAGGCCCGCTGCTGCTTCAcccgctgctgcttcctgccctTTGTGACATCAGCCGATCACCAGGCGGCGTGTTGGACTCAGGTGAAGGGCGTTAAGATGAAACAAACATGTGTTGGCGTTCTCACCGtcaattaaatcaatcagagcGGCGCCGTTTGAAGCCggtggcccggcccggcccggcttcGCACGCAGCAGCAGGATTCTGCACAGCCTGGTTACATCTGCACGCGCGCTCACCTGGAAGTGACCTTTATGTGGAACGGCACCAGATTTGGAAGTAATGATTGTCATTTTTGCTATTTTCCGTTCGACAGCGTTGGGCTCACACTAACGGTGACGATTAACCTTGGGCTGTCAGGATGTGCACACCAGCAGTGCAcctttgttttactgcagtGTGAGGGCTTGCTGCTTCCTCaaactttcatttcctgtttttaaacAGGAGACAGGGAGCTTCACACGTTCACATAACCCACATTAGTCCATAATCACGGCAGaaatgtgacctttgacacaTGATATCagttaaaacaacaactgaTTAGGATTTTTTGTGCACAAAGACCAGTATTTTAGACTAATCTGATACATGTGTTTGCATCTTGCTTCAGGCCTTTCTGACAGACAGTGTCATGGTGTCATTGAACCAACAGCAAACATGAGGTGACTCAGATGAATTGACATCGTTTCCACTTTTTGTCACCTGGAAAAGAAAAGACCATTAATATATATGATGATGTTTAAAGACACATTCCTTATGCTGATTACTTCATAATAATAGGCAGGAAGGTTAATCAAGATCTAACATTCAAATGATTAGTTATATATAGTCCTTTAATAATAATAGGTATTTCATATTGAATTCTTCTTTAGCACCTTTTTAATAATCATCTTAAGCTTCAGAGCGatgaatgtgctcattaaaaCTGGCAAAGgcaaaattaataaaattagCATTGACACCTTGGTTCTGTGCTCTG from Betta splendens chromosome 13, fBetSpl5.4, whole genome shotgun sequence includes:
- the LOC114868647 gene encoding LOW QUALITY PROTEIN: protein FAM181B (The sequence of the model RefSeq protein was modified relative to this genomic sequence to represent the inferred CDS: inserted 4 bases in 3 codons), coding for MQVVGHKQRVKXPALPWPLPFDVLTSLVRPPERSPSXSSEPVTSTLGCVLELQEHQDQVFAGGEKNRDGTFGSGIXGATGVASGLSRVMAVQTAVMNPQFMNFCFPGSVMEYDVEKSLDVGLLGEAENDDDYKETTRDLLSFIDSASSNIKLALDKPVKSKRKVNHRKYLQKQIKRCTGIIAQGNVEEAPVKRQGVPLVPPGPLQSKTLAKRDGVQANLQSKSLAALFSPVKDVRGEKAKKPPLRHRNLPPSFFTEPANCHKVSSTSGMTLKDLERGNPDAADFFELLGPDYSNMISEQDLYQSAPAGARLQPDMAGPDPASYDCHPLVSGLLYSEPWTGSSGPAKKTGPAQPALYCHPEAAAGPLDDALCTLAFPNFFTDCSIPQVTYDLSGGYNRANYSSL